A segment of the Planctomycetia bacterium genome:
CCAACGTTTCGTCCCAGAAGCGTTTCATCTTCCAAGAAAGGATTCCCATGTTCGTCGGGCTACCGAGCGCAAGCCCATCGCACCAGAGGACATCTTCGGCCACGGCTTCCTCGACCGAACGGACCCGAACTTCGATCTCGGGAACTTCTCGCACCCCTTCGGCAACGAGCGCCGCCATCTGAGCCGTGTTTCCACTCGCGGAATCGTAGAGGACAAGGACTTTGTTCATCGGAGGAGCGTGGCTTTCGGAAAGAGGGGAACAGCAAGTCGTCATTACCATTCAACAGCCGAGGGCCTCGACCGAGGACCTTGACTTCCTGGCGGCCGGCAATGTCGGTGAGTCCGAGGAATATGATCCGAATTTCAAGCTCGCTTCGCTAGTGGGGCCGGGGCGGCTTTACCGAGCCGATCGACGCATGCTCCATCTTGCAGCAAAGCGTCGGCCGGTTGCACCTGGGTGCCGTGACTGCCAGAATCACTCCGATCGGCCTAAGCGAATAAGACATTACGCCCAGCCGTTCGACGACCGCATGTCTCCCCCTCCTGCTGATTTCCGGGATACACCAAATGCTCGCAACCATCCTCGGTTTCAATTTGTCGTCGTTCTTTCATCGCGCGCGAGTTGCATTGGTCGAGTCAACCGGGGTTTCACTCGTTGTCGTCGCCGTGTTGACATGTGCCGGGGTAGCCCCTGCCGCAGCGGTGGAAGCAGTGAAAATCGACGCCAAAGACGGCGGCTACAGCGTGACCACCGAGGTTTATACCGCCCGCTTGGATCCGAACGCAGTGTTGACTTCGCTTGTGATCGGTGGAGTCGAGTTCATCGCACCTCCCGCCGAGACGCGTGATCAAGACGGCAAGAAAGCGCCGGCTCCCGGGCTCTTCGCCTGCCCGACGGGGCAGTGGTATCATCGCCATGCTCCGCCGAAATTCCGCACTCGGCGCGACAACACTCTCGAGGCCGAGGGAGCCGGCTGGAAGTTGGCCTACACCTTTCAAGCGGATGCCGTCGAGCTCGCGTTCGAAGGAGTACCTGAAGGGGGCCGCGGCTTCACGTCGGGCTATCCCTCCGATGATCTCGCGATCAGCCTCGCGCACGATCTCGATCGGGCTTGCGATCCGGAAAATCAGGGTGAGTTCGGCTGGCCGGTCAAACGGAAACATGAGCCGGGCAATTACGTCATCTTGGCGAAGAACGGCGCGGGCCTGATCGCCGAAGGGGCTGCGCGCATCCAAGCGATCGAAGACAAGAACCGAATTCTTTCCGCACCGCATCGCCTCGACCTGCTCGTGTTCAACACGGCTGAGAAGCGTTCCGGACCGGTGCGTCATCGATTGCGCATGTTTCGTACGCCGTCGCTCGCGCATTCGGTGACGATGGAAATTCAGTCGCCGAATCAGGGGCACCTGTTTTCTCAGGTCGATGAGGTTGTGTTTCCGGTAAAGGTCAACGTTCTTTACGGCCGAACCTTCAAGGGAGCCGTTGCGTTCAAGGGTGCGCCTTATGTTTGGAAGCAGCCCGAACTAGTCGCAGAAGCATCGGCCGAGGTATCGGGAAGCAGCCCGTTTACGACCGTAGCACTGAAGATTCGCCCGCCGAAGCCGGGGCACTACACCGGCCGCGTAAGCATCAGCGAAGAAGGGAAGCCGGCCTACAGCCAACGGATCGGCTTCGTGTTTCAGCCGGAGCGCATCGCGCCGGTCGTGCCACCCGCCGACTTCGATTCGTTCTGGGACACCACGCTGGCGGAGCTCGATAAGACTCCGCTCGACATGACGCTTGAAGAGCGTACGGACCTCGAATCGGCCGTCGGTCGGGTCTACAAAGTGAAGTACCGTTCCTGGGGCGGGCGTTGGGCTTGGGCTTGGCTCTACGTGCCGAAAGGCGAAAAGAAGGTCGCAGCTCAGGTCGTTCTACCTCCGGTGAGTGTGTATCAACCGCCACCGCCACGCCTCGCCGACGGTGCGCTGCGTATTATGGTCGCCATTCACGGCGGCGACGTGAAAGACCATCCGGCCAAGCCCGATTTCGACTACATGCGAACCGGCATCACGTCGCGTGAGACGTACATGATGCGCTATAGCTATTGCTGTCTCGTCCGCTGCTTCGACATCATCAAGCAACATGAAAAATGCAACGGTGAGATCGAAGTCTCCGGTAGTAGCCAAGGAGCGGGCTTGTCTCTCGTCCTCACCGGTTTGCGCAACGCAAAATCGGCGCAGGGTGTTGCGGTCGCATTGTGCCGCATCGATTGGACCGTGCTAGGCTACGCCGAATGGGGACCGCGCGCTCCGGCCGGTGCCGACCCAAAACAAGTGGCCGAGGTCGTGCGCTACTACGATCCGGCCTGCTTCGCTCATCGCATCCGAACGCCGCTGCAATTGGCGACCGGCTTGTTCGACTTCTGTGCTCCTGCCGAAGGGATCTTCACCGCAATCAATGCCTTGCCCAAGGAGACGCGCTGCAAGATCTTCATCGATCCCTACGGCGGCCACTTCACGCTCGACTTAACAGGCTACGGCTCGGGAGTCGGCGTCGTCGAAGTTCCGCGCTGGCAGGGGACCGCCGCCGAGAACAAACTAGGGCCGTAAAACGAATCGGCTCTTCTCATGTAATCGACCTGTCCCGTCAATCTTGCGAGGGAAACCAGAGATCGAACGTGAGCCAGAGCAAGACCATGTACCCGGAAAAGAGCACAAGCAGCAGCGTCAGGATTTTGAATAGCTTTTCGCTCATCTTTCAACCCCAGCCGCAAGATCAAGATCGGAAGAAGCAACCGCTCTTCTTCGGTTATATCGCTCGCAGCGCAGGCCTTCATCTAAACCGATCGAACCTTACGGACTTGGAATGGAGCTGCCGTTTATCGAGAATCAGCGAGCAATTCCTGATCGGCGGCGAACGAATCGTCGGCCGGCGACTTGAGCCGAGGTTTGCCCATTTTTGAATCGAAGTCGCGGGGCCGCCGGCTTATCTTATTGGTTTCCCACCCGACCGGCCGCAGTCCCCACAGGCATCCCCGCGCTATGATTTCGATGCGTCACGTGATTCTAGCCGCGACGTTGCTCGTCGCCGTACAA
Coding sequences within it:
- a CDS encoding acetylxylan esterase, producing MKIDAKDGGYSVTTEVYTARLDPNAVLTSLVIGGVEFIAPPAETRDQDGKKAPAPGLFACPTGQWYHRHAPPKFRTRRDNTLEAEGAGWKLAYTFQADAVELAFEGVPEGGRGFTSGYPSDDLAISLAHDLDRACDPENQGEFGWPVKRKHEPGNYVILAKNGAGLIAEGAARIQAIEDKNRILSAPHRLDLLVFNTAEKRSGPVRHRLRMFRTPSLAHSVTMEIQSPNQGHLFSQVDEVVFPVKVNVLYGRTFKGAVAFKGAPYVWKQPELVAEASAEVSGSSPFTTVALKIRPPKPGHYTGRVSISEEGKPAYSQRIGFVFQPERIAPVVPPADFDSFWDTTLAELDKTPLDMTLEERTDLESAVGRVYKVKYRSWGGRWAWAWLYVPKGEKKVAAQVVLPPVSVYQPPPPRLADGALRIMVAIHGGDVKDHPAKPDFDYMRTGITSRETYMMRYSYCCLVRCFDIIKQHEKCNGEIEVSGSSQGAGLSLVLTGLRNAKSAQGVAVALCRIDWTVLGYAEWGPRAPAGADPKQVAEVVRYYDPACFAHRIRTPLQLATGLFDFCAPAEGIFTAINALPKETRCKIFIDPYGGHFTLDLTGYGSGVGVVEVPRWQGTAAENKLGP